In one Candidatus Methylomirabilota bacterium genomic region, the following are encoded:
- a CDS encoding efflux RND transporter periplasmic adaptor subunit → MQITRRQLVLALSLAVATTAVASWRLVWNSGEKAQRQGVRAGAEPSPQIPTVLVTPVVSQRLDRQILLHGDLSAYQDVALYPRVQGFVEWIGVDRGSAVRQGQLLARLSAPEMVAQLSEAEAKIRAVQSERLEAEAKLAADEATYRRLKAASATPGVVAGNDVEVAQKTVEANQARVQLWRENEQAAREVARSVQDIGSYLKITAPFDGIITERNAHQGSLVGPSGTPAAQPMLRIQQVGRMRLVIPVPESDLAGTALGTQVNFTVPAFPGETFNGVVERIGHSLDERSRTMPVELDVANRAGQLAPGMFADVVWPVRRPQPTLFVLPSAVVTTTERMFVVRIRDGVVEWVDVRRGTAMGDLIEVFGPLAQGDQVVLRGTDELRPGTRVVAQQSSTGR, encoded by the coding sequence ATGCAGATAACCCGAAGGCAGCTCGTCCTGGCTCTGAGCCTCGCCGTCGCGACCACCGCGGTCGCCTCCTGGCGTCTGGTGTGGAACAGCGGAGAGAAAGCGCAGAGGCAGGGTGTTCGAGCCGGGGCCGAGCCGTCGCCGCAGATCCCGACCGTCCTGGTCACCCCGGTCGTCTCGCAGCGGTTAGATCGGCAGATTCTGCTCCACGGGGATCTCTCTGCCTATCAGGATGTGGCGCTCTATCCCAGGGTGCAGGGGTTCGTAGAATGGATCGGCGTAGATCGGGGCTCTGCGGTCAGACAAGGTCAACTACTCGCCCGCTTGAGCGCGCCAGAAATGGTGGCGCAGCTCAGTGAGGCGGAGGCCAAGATCCGGGCCGTTCAGTCGGAGCGACTGGAGGCAGAGGCCAAGCTGGCCGCCGATGAGGCGACCTATAGACGGCTGAAAGCGGCCTCAGCCACGCCTGGAGTGGTGGCTGGAAACGATGTTGAGGTCGCCCAGAAAACAGTGGAGGCGAATCAGGCGCGCGTTCAACTCTGGAGAGAGAATGAGCAGGCCGCTCGGGAGGTAGCTCGTTCAGTCCAGGATATCGGGTCCTATCTCAAGATCACTGCACCATTTGACGGCATCATCACAGAGCGGAATGCTCATCAGGGCAGCCTCGTCGGGCCCTCCGGGACCCCTGCGGCTCAACCGATGCTGCGGATTCAACAGGTTGGGCGCATGCGTCTGGTCATTCCAGTGCCAGAGAGTGATCTGGCCGGCACCGCCCTCGGCACCCAGGTGAATTTCACTGTACCAGCATTTCCGGGCGAGACCTTTAACGGCGTCGTTGAGCGGATCGGGCACTCACTAGACGAACGGTCGCGAACGATGCCTGTTGAATTGGACGTGGCGAACCGGGCTGGTCAATTGGCGCCCGGCATGTTCGCGGATGTTGTCTGGCCGGTACGGCGGCCGCAGCCAACCTTGTTTGTTCTGCCATCCGCCGTCGTCACCACAACCGAGCGAATGTTTGTCGTTCGAATTCGCGACGGGGTGGTGGAGTGGGTAGACGTGCGGCGCGGTACAGCAATGGGCGATCTTATTGAAGTGTTCGGACCTCTTGCGCAAGGTGACCAGGTGGTGCTCCGTGGCACAGACGAGCTTCGTCCAGGGACGCGCGTTGTTGCCCAGCAGTCTTCCACGGGTCGTTAA
- a CDS encoding DUF1080 domain-containing protein yields MKRKIWYPWGLCWITVVLIGFLSGACGKSEQSVPSPPIAVTPAGEWRTWNFDQAPVDQLPSGVSVRQTGSGTLPKWEVLADLTAASPPNVLAQRSQTNSGERFNLAVIEDSDYQDLELEVRFKAVEGSEDRGGGLIWRYQDPDNYYIARANPLEDNFRIYRVVRGVRRQLASSYFKVTSEVWHSMRIVAQGDQMECFYDGKKYLTVRDPTFRHGKIGLWTKSDAVTYFDDLRVRPIK; encoded by the coding sequence ATGAAACGAAAGATCTGGTATCCATGGGGTCTTTGCTGGATTACCGTTGTGCTGATCGGATTTCTCAGCGGGGCCTGTGGGAAGAGTGAGCAGAGCGTCCCCAGCCCGCCCATCGCGGTGACCCCGGCTGGCGAGTGGCGAACGTGGAACTTCGATCAGGCGCCGGTTGATCAGCTCCCTTCAGGAGTTTCAGTGCGGCAGACCGGGAGCGGCACGCTGCCCAAGTGGGAAGTATTGGCTGATCTTACAGCGGCAAGCCCACCAAACGTTTTGGCCCAGCGCTCGCAGACGAACTCCGGCGAGCGCTTCAACTTAGCCGTCATTGAGGATAGCGACTATCAGGACCTGGAGCTTGAAGTAAGGTTCAAGGCGGTCGAAGGCTCGGAAGACCGAGGAGGAGGGCTGATCTGGCGCTACCAGGACCCGGACAACTACTACATCGCCCGGGCCAACCCACTGGAAGATAACTTCAGGATATACAGGGTCGTCCGGGGTGTGAGACGACAGTTGGCGAGCTCCTATTTCAAGGTGACGAGCGAGGTCTGGCACTCCATGCGGATCGTGGCTCAGGGCGATCAGATGGAGTGCTTCTACGATGGCAAAAAGTACCTTACGGTCCGCGATCCGACGTTCAGACATGGGAAGATCGGCTTATGGACGAAGTCCGATGCGGTCACGTATTTCGATGACCTGCGGGTCAGGCCAATCAAGTAG
- a CDS encoding MFS transporter: protein MVRMWTPFIQLCAVGLLAKLSYQMARSPVLPRFAQDLGAAPELIGLIVAASTITGIFIKLPAGALSDVLGRRRMMLLGCLFFAAPPFLYPFAHSPGTLLALRFLHGFATAVFSPVASAFVADLSKEARGEKLGWFAAAGDIGSTLGPLIGGLLLFYTSSYPMTYLTVGVLGLCPLLLILRLPDDEMPRRAGRTLGERSQQFWSGIREVLGSRAVVIASLLEAAMHVGYGAFLGFFPTYAKGIRLNDAQIALVMGVQLAATMFAKPLSGRLSDRLGRKPMILAGLLLCAATLPAIPALASLWLLFPVSALFGLGVAIVTPSTTALVADLVKDQQMGSAMGVFGTIWDTGEASGPILAGLLIASMNYLSAFAVIASLMAAAAVIFAVLVRDPQAVQAGAGMEQQYP from the coding sequence ATGGTCAGGATGTGGACTCCCTTTATCCAGCTCTGCGCCGTAGGTCTGCTGGCCAAGCTCAGCTATCAGATGGCCAGGAGCCCGGTCCTGCCTCGCTTTGCCCAGGACCTCGGCGCTGCGCCCGAGCTGATCGGCCTGATCGTGGCCGCGTCAACCATTACGGGGATCTTCATCAAGCTTCCGGCCGGGGCCCTATCGGACGTACTCGGACGCAGGCGAATGATGCTCCTGGGATGTCTATTCTTCGCTGCGCCGCCTTTCCTCTACCCGTTCGCCCACTCTCCCGGTACGCTCCTGGCGCTCCGTTTCCTCCATGGGTTCGCCACCGCCGTCTTCTCCCCTGTAGCCTCAGCCTTCGTGGCCGACCTCTCAAAAGAAGCACGGGGGGAGAAACTCGGCTGGTTTGCCGCGGCAGGCGACATCGGTTCTACCCTGGGCCCCCTCATCGGGGGGTTGCTGCTGTTCTACACATCCAGTTACCCGATGACCTACCTCACGGTCGGGGTCCTCGGCCTGTGTCCGCTCCTGTTGATCCTGCGCCTACCAGATGATGAGATGCCTCGTCGCGCGGGCAGAACCCTCGGTGAGCGCTCCCAGCAGTTCTGGAGCGGAATCAGAGAAGTCCTGGGAAGCCGGGCCGTGGTGATCGCCTCGCTGTTAGAAGCCGCCATGCATGTAGGATATGGCGCTTTCCTGGGTTTTTTCCCCACTTACGCCAAGGGGATCAGGCTCAACGATGCCCAGATCGCCCTCGTGATGGGGGTCCAGCTTGCCGCAACGATGTTCGCCAAGCCGCTCTCTGGGCGGCTCTCCGACCGCCTCGGCCGAAAACCCATGATCTTGGCCGGTCTGCTTCTGTGTGCCGCCACGCTGCCGGCCATCCCTGCCCTCGCCTCTCTGTGGCTCCTCTTTCCGGTGTCGGCTCTGTTCGGCCTTGGAGTGGCTATCGTCACACCTTCGACCACCGCATTGGTGGCGGACCTGGTCAAAGACCAACAGATGGGATCGGCGATGGGGGTCTTCGGCACCATCTGGGATACGGGCGAAGCCTCAGGACCAATCCTGGCCGGTTTGCTCATCGCCTCCATGAATTACCTTTCGGCTTTCGCCGTGATCGCTTCGCTGATGGCGGCAGCCGCCGTGATCTTCGCCGTCCTGGTCAGGGACCCTCAAGCTGTACAGGCAGGAGCAGGAATGGAGCAACAGTACCCGTAA
- a CDS encoding DUF1259 domain-containing protein, translated as MKRDDMLRIVTMGVFLVVALVWDLTPGLAREVDGAGALTGAETNRPGLDQDGIAKAFGKKGETMDGTYKVSFPRFDLHVKVGKIPIKPGFALTNWAGFIKSGDSAMTYGDLVLLERETNPVISKLMEYGIDIVALHNHLIYETPRIFYVHFMGDGNEVDMAKGLKEALAITGTPLKSLPASTATKPDVAKKIEEVLGYQGTMKDGVLNVNVPRKDIHVKRKGAKIPGNMGMNIPLNFQIDGDKAAINGDFMLRAGEVSAVIKALRENGIEVASLHNHMLDEEPRLFFMHFWAYGDASTLARGLKAALDQTGVKK; from the coding sequence ATGAAGAGAGACGATATGCTCCGCATTGTGACGATGGGTGTCTTTCTGGTCGTCGCGCTGGTATGGGATCTGACGCCCGGCTTGGCGCGGGAGGTCGATGGCGCAGGTGCTTTAACAGGTGCTGAAACAAACCGCCCGGGTCTTGATCAGGATGGTATCGCGAAGGCGTTTGGCAAAAAAGGGGAAACAATGGATGGAACATATAAAGTTTCCTTTCCCCGTTTCGATCTGCATGTGAAAGTAGGCAAGATTCCTATCAAGCCCGGCTTTGCATTGACGAATTGGGCAGGGTTTATAAAGTCAGGCGATTCAGCAATGACATACGGAGATCTTGTTCTCCTGGAACGCGAAACGAATCCGGTCATCAGTAAGTTAATGGAATATGGAATCGACATCGTCGCTCTTCACAACCACCTGATATATGAGACCCCCAGGATTTTCTATGTGCACTTCATGGGAGACGGAAATGAAGTGGATATGGCAAAGGGCCTCAAGGAAGCCCTGGCCATTACGGGCACACCCCTCAAATCCTTACCGGCCAGTACTGCAACGAAACCGGATGTGGCCAAAAAAATCGAGGAAGTCTTGGGCTACCAAGGGACCATGAAAGATGGCGTACTAAACGTCAATGTGCCCCGTAAGGATATACATGTAAAAAGGAAAGGTGCCAAGATCCCTGGCAACATGGGAATGAACATCCCATTGAATTTTCAAATAGACGGTGATAAGGCAGCAATCAACGGAGATTTCATGCTTCGGGCGGGTGAAGTGAGCGCGGTTATAAAAGCGCTGAGGGAAAACGGAATAGAAGTGGCGTCTTTGCACAATCACATGCTGGATGAAGAGCCTCGATTGTTTTTTATGCA